A segment of the Deltaproteobacteria bacterium genome:
CGCCGCGGAGCCGAGCAGCTCCGACGGATTCTCGGGCACCGCTCCGGCGGCGATGAAGTCGAACTCCGTGCGGTCGGGTCGGGCGACCGCCTCTTCGACGCGCGCCTTGCCCTGCAGGATCTCGGACAGGCCCGGCGACGCGGATCGGTGCAGGACGCGGTGGACGCGCGGGCGACGCATGTCGGCGTCGACCAGCACCACGCGGCGGCCCATCCGGCCGAAGGCCCCGGCCAGGTTCACGCAGGTGGTGGTCTTGCCCTCGCCTGCGACCGCGCTCGTCACCAGCAGGACCTGGAGCTTCGCGGCGCGCATCGCGAAGAGCAGGGACGTGCGCACGTTGCGATAGCTCTCGCCCGCGGCCGATCCCGGCGCGTCGACCGCCTGCCGCTCGGGCGGCGCCTTGCGCCCTTCGACACGGGGCACCATCCCGAGCGAGGTGGTGCCGAGCAGCGCCGCGATCGCCTGCGGATCGCGCAGGCGCCGATCGATCAGCTCGAGCGCGAACGCGAGTCCGAAGCCGAGCCCGAGCGCCAGCGCGAAGCCGGCGATCAGGAACTTCTTGCGATTCGGGCCGGCCGGCTTCGTGGGCGCGATCGCGTAGTCGAGCACGTCCGCGCCGACCTCCTTGGTCGCGGCCGTGATCAGCGTCTCGTTCCGGCGCGTCATCAGCACCTCGAGAATCTGCTTGTCGATCTCGAGCTCGTTGGCGAGCCGGCGGTAGCGGCCCACGGCCTCCGCCTTGGGACCCATGGGCATCGACGAGATCAGGTCCGAGCGCGACTTCTCGAGCACCTTGACGCGCGCTTGCTGCTGCGACTCCTCCGAGAGCAGGCGCTGGTACTCGGCCTGCTCGCTCTCCGTGAGCACCCGACGCGGACGACTCGCGTCGGATCCGAGCCGACCCCCGAGATTCGCCACGACCCCCTCGAGACGTCGCACCTCGGGGTGCGTCGGCGTGAAGCGGAGCCGCGCGGATTCGAGCTCCGTGGTCGCCAGGTCGTACTGCGCGCGAATGCCCGCGCTCTCGGGATCGGCGCCTGAGCCGGACGGCGGGGCGACCTCCTGCCGACCGAGCGAGGCCAGCCGGGCCTGCGCGGACATCAGGCCGATGCGCGCCGACTGCAGCTCGCTCTCGAGATCGTCCAGCGCGGGGCTCGACGTCGCGCGTCCGGTCTCCTCGAGCGCGCTGATCGAGAGCGAGTTCGTCGCCACGATCTCGCCGAGCGTCTGCTCCTTCCGGGCGATCTGCTCGCGAAGCTCGTAGACCTGCTGGTTCAGCCAGCCGACCGCGCGGCGGGAGGCCTCCTCGCGCTGATCCTCTTCGTACTTCACGTAGGCGTCCGCGACCGCGTTGGCGAGGAACGTCGCGCTTCCGCCGCTGCCGCCCGCCGCCGTGATCTGCAGGTAGTTGCCGCCGCCCTCCAGCGTGACCGATACGACCGAGCGCAGGGCGTTCACGTGGCTCGCGCGCTCCTGATCCGCGGTGAGCGGGGCGTTCGAGCCGAGCAGCGCCGACTTCGCGGACTCGAGCATGCTCCTCGGCGCCTCGCCTCCGGGCGGTAGCTGATCGACGACGCGTCCCAGCACCGCGTCGGAGAGGACCAGCGTGATCAGCGCGTCCTCGCTGTTCGAGCTGGCCATCCAGCCCGGGCTTCGCCCCTCGCCGGCCGCGCCCGGCATGAAGTCTGCCCCGAACTCCATCACCTTCGGCGGCGTCCGGATCACGACCGTGGCGGTGGCTTCGAAGTACGACGAGAGCAGGAACGGAACGATGCTGGCCGGGAGCAGGAGCGGAAGGCTGACCAGAAGGATGACGAGCTTCCGGCGCCGCAGGAAATCCAGGATCATCCGCGGATCGAATTCGCCCGCGTCGGACTCGTCGGCCCAGCCGTCGCGTTCCGTTTGATCCGGTCTCATCCGGTCCCTTTCCGCTTCGATTCGTGCAGCGCGGATGCTCGAGCCGGGCCCAGAATAGCAATCACCGTGCCCCCCCGGAATCCACGGGCCGCGCGAATGCTTCACGGCGAAGAGAAGCGCACTACCACATTTGACACCCGCGGCGGCGAATCTCCACATTCCCCCGCGGAGCGCCGATCTCTGAGATACCCTGCGGACCTCTCACGGCCGCGCCGGCGACGGGGGATGACCATGACGACCGGGATCGACGCGAGCCGCGCAGATCCGACGCGGAGCCCGGGCTTGGCCCTGCGCATGGCCTGCCTGATCGCGAGCCTGATCGCCGCTTGGCCCGCGCTGTATCTGCTCTCGTACATCTGGCTCAGCTCCGACTATCTCGCGCACGGCTACCTGATTCCCCTGACGTCGCTGGGCCTGCTCTGGCTGCGGCGGGCGCGAATCCGCGACGAGCTAGCGACGGCAGACACCCCCGCGCTCGGCCCGTTCGTCGTGCTGGCTGCGGCGCTGTTCCAGTCCGGCGCATTGCTCGCCGAGGCGGGCACCTTCGCCGGAATCGGCCTCGTGGCCACGATCGCTGCGACGGTCTACGCGGTCGGCGGGCCGAGACTCCTGCGGGCGCTGGCGCTGCCGGTCGGGTTCCTGCTCCTGATGGTCCCGCCACCGGCCTTCCTGCAGGACCGGCTCCTGTTCGGCCTGAAGCTGGTCGTGATCCGCGTCTCCGTCTGGCTGCTCCAGGCGTTCGGCTACTCGATCGCCGCGACCGGAAACCGGATCTTCGTGCCCGGTCACGAGCTGTTCGTCGCCAACGCGTGCAGCGGTCTCACCTCGATCGTCACGCTGATGCCGCTGGGCATTGTCGTCGCCTACTTCCTCTCCCACGGCACGTGGCGCAGGCTTCTGATCGTCGGCAGCATCGTGCCGATCGCGATCCTGGGAAACATGGCGCGCGTGGTGATCACCGTCGTGCTCGTGTCGGCCGGCGGAATGGAGTATGCGGAAGGGCTGGTCCACGAGAGCTTCGGTCTGGCCACGTTCGCGATCGGCACGGTCGCGCTCGTCGCGCTCGCGCGGGTCCTGCGGTGACGACGCTGCGGCTCGTGCTGGTGCTGGCCTTCGTCTCGCTCCCGCTCCTGGCGGAGCGCGTGGTGGAGCTGCGGGCCCGCACGTCGCACCACTACGACGCGCGCGCGCTGCCCGAGCGTCTCGGCGAGCATCGGCTGATCCGCGAGCAGGAGCTCGTGGACGACGTCGCCACGATGCTCGCGCCCGCTTCGTACACGATGCGGCTCTACGCCGACGATCGGGACTCCTCGTTCTGGCTCTACTTCGCGATCTACTCCGGATCGGGCTCGACCGGAGCTCACGACCCGGCCGTCTGCTATCCCGCGCAGGGCTGGGACACGAGCGCGCCCTCCGAGTCGGAGCTCACCAGCGAAGACGGCGAGCGGATCGTGGTGAAGTCGATGCAGGCCGCGCTCGGGGGTCGCGAAGAGCGCGTGCTCTACTGGTTCCAGCCGGCCGCCCGCTGGCCGACGTCCGCCCCGCGCGAGCAGATCCTGCGCATGCTCGACGGTCTGGCCGGACGCGCGCAGTACGGCTTCGTGCGCCTTTCGACCCAGATCGATCCATCGAGCGAGGCCGCGCGGCGCGAGGCCGATGCCCGGCTCGCGGCGATCGCGCTCGAGCTCGGGCCGTCGGTGAGGCGCGCCGTCACGGAGGACTCGATTCCCCCGCAGCCCTAGGAAAGACGAGGCCGCGCGGGGAGGTTGCCCTCGGTCCTGCCCTCAGTGCAAGATCAAGAGCCCGCAGTCCGCGCGCCCGTCGTCCCCCGA
Coding sequences within it:
- the epsI gene encoding EpsI family protein, whose protein sequence is MTTLRLVLVLAFVSLPLLAERVVELRARTSHHYDARALPERLGEHRLIREQELVDDVATMLAPASYTMRLYADDRDSSFWLYFAIYSGSGSTGAHDPAVCYPAQGWDTSAPSESELTSEDGERIVVKSMQAALGGREERVLYWFQPAARWPTSAPREQILRMLDGLAGRAQYGFVRLSTQIDPSSEAARREADARLAAIALELGPSVRRAVTEDSIPPQP
- a CDS encoding polysaccharide biosynthesis tyrosine autokinase — translated: MWRFAAAGVKCGSALLFAVKHSRGPWIPGGHGDCYSGPGSSIRAARIEAERDRMRPDQTERDGWADESDAGEFDPRMILDFLRRRKLVILLVSLPLLLPASIVPFLLSSYFEATATVVIRTPPKVMEFGADFMPGAAGEGRSPGWMASSNSEDALITLVLSDAVLGRVVDQLPPGGEAPRSMLESAKSALLGSNAPLTADQERASHVNALRSVVSVTLEGGGNYLQITAAGGSGGSATFLANAVADAYVKYEEDQREEASRRAVGWLNQQVYELREQIARKEQTLGEIVATNSLSISALEETGRATSSPALDDLESELQSARIGLMSAQARLASLGRQEVAPPSGSGADPESAGIRAQYDLATTELESARLRFTPTHPEVRRLEGVVANLGGRLGSDASRPRRVLTESEQAEYQRLLSEESQQQARVKVLEKSRSDLISSMPMGPKAEAVGRYRRLANELEIDKQILEVLMTRRNETLITAATKEVGADVLDYAIAPTKPAGPNRKKFLIAGFALALGLGFGLAFALELIDRRLRDPQAIAALLGTTSLGMVPRVEGRKAPPERQAVDAPGSAAGESYRNVRTSLLFAMRAAKLQVLLVTSAVAGEGKTTTCVNLAGAFGRMGRRVVLVDADMRRPRVHRVLHRSASPGLSEILQGKARVEEAVARPDRTEFDFIAAGAVPENPSELLGSAAFAQLVSDLRDEYDLIMIDSAVLLAVPDALLLAADADGTLLVHKPGSVDRHALRRIREDLVRARARVLGIVFNQVDPGSSLHYPTYMYSPYTQAESRDDGSTPSGS
- a CDS encoding exosortase/archaeosortase family protein; this encodes MLHGEEKRTTTFDTRGGESPHSPAERRSLRYPADLSRPRRRRGMTMTTGIDASRADPTRSPGLALRMACLIASLIAAWPALYLLSYIWLSSDYLAHGYLIPLTSLGLLWLRRARIRDELATADTPALGPFVVLAAALFQSGALLAEAGTFAGIGLVATIAATVYAVGGPRLLRALALPVGFLLLMVPPPAFLQDRLLFGLKLVVIRVSVWLLQAFGYSIAATGNRIFVPGHELFVANACSGLTSIVTLMPLGIVVAYFLSHGTWRRLLIVGSIVPIAILGNMARVVITVVLVSAGGMEYAEGLVHESFGLATFAIGTVALVALARVLR